A single genomic interval of Demequina sp. NBRC 110054 harbors:
- a CDS encoding FAD-dependent oxidoreductase: MSEQGKRIVIIGSVAAGTSVAAKARRNDETASIVVYEKDRFISYSSCGLPYYVGGEVEELGALTPRSPEWFAGRYQVDMRTGHEVEAVDAEARTLTVRNLDTDEVFTDTYDELVLATGAAPVVPAWPGVDLPGVFPVRNPAHVDRIRQWIVTHDAKKAVVVGAGYIGLEMAEQLVQAGLEVTIVEALDHAMARMDADVSCLVDAEVRKHADLRLATRVQSLHGVESRGVESDGDDAVAGVSVTTPDGPEESIEADVVIVAIGVRPVTALAQQAGAELGASGAIVVDAQMRTSVPHVWAVGDAAESFNLITGEPTWVPLGSTANKMGRIAGDAITGGALEHRGILATGIVRVFDLPVATTGLTEDAARAAGYDVEVIHNIKPDHSEYLGGGKLLIKGVADRATGRLLGAQAVGPGADKRTDVFATAITYGAEAADLFHLDLAYAPPFATTKDPVHYTGMALANAISGVAPLITPGELRRRREAGEAIQVVDVRSPKDHARGAVTGAVSIPLKELRERLTELDPSLPTVTYCNKGVTGNAGQNVLLRSGFADVANLSGGYTTWKTFTDAGL, from the coding sequence GTGAGCGAGCAGGGCAAGAGGATCGTCATCATCGGATCGGTCGCGGCGGGCACCTCCGTTGCCGCGAAGGCGAGGCGCAATGACGAGACCGCGAGCATCGTCGTCTACGAGAAGGACCGTTTCATCTCCTACTCGTCGTGCGGCCTGCCGTACTACGTGGGCGGCGAGGTCGAGGAGCTCGGCGCGCTGACGCCGCGCAGCCCCGAGTGGTTCGCCGGCCGCTACCAGGTCGACATGCGCACGGGCCACGAGGTCGAGGCGGTCGACGCCGAGGCCCGCACCCTGACCGTGCGCAACCTCGACACCGACGAGGTCTTCACCGACACCTACGACGAGCTGGTCCTCGCGACCGGCGCGGCGCCCGTGGTCCCGGCGTGGCCCGGCGTCGACCTGCCGGGTGTGTTCCCGGTGCGCAACCCTGCCCACGTCGACCGGATCCGCCAGTGGATCGTCACTCACGACGCGAAGAAGGCGGTCGTGGTCGGCGCGGGCTACATCGGCCTCGAGATGGCCGAGCAGCTGGTCCAGGCGGGCCTCGAGGTGACCATCGTCGAGGCGCTCGACCACGCGATGGCGCGGATGGACGCGGACGTGTCGTGCCTCGTGGACGCCGAGGTGCGCAAGCACGCGGATCTCCGCCTCGCCACGCGCGTGCAGTCGCTTCACGGTGTTGAATCGCGCGGTGTCGAATCGGACGGGGACGATGCGGTCGCCGGGGTCTCCGTCACGACGCCGGACGGCCCGGAGGAGAGCATCGAGGCTGACGTCGTGATCGTCGCGATCGGCGTGAGGCCGGTGACGGCGCTCGCGCAGCAGGCGGGCGCCGAGCTCGGCGCGTCGGGAGCGATCGTCGTCGACGCGCAGATGCGCACGTCCGTCCCGCACGTGTGGGCGGTGGGCGACGCCGCCGAGTCCTTCAACCTCATCACGGGTGAGCCCACGTGGGTGCCGCTCGGTTCGACCGCCAACAAGATGGGGCGCATCGCGGGCGACGCGATCACCGGAGGCGCCCTGGAGCACCGGGGGATCCTTGCCACCGGCATCGTCCGCGTCTTCGACCTGCCTGTCGCCACGACGGGTCTCACCGAGGACGCCGCTCGCGCCGCGGGCTACGACGTCGAGGTGATCCACAACATCAAGCCCGACCACTCGGAGTACCTGGGCGGCGGCAAGCTCCTCATCAAGGGCGTCGCCGACCGCGCGACCGGGCGTCTGCTCGGCGCTCAGGCGGTCGGCCCGGGCGCGGACAAGCGCACGGACGTGTTCGCCACCGCGATCACCTATGGAGCCGAGGCCGCGGACCTGTTCCACCTGGACCTCGCGTACGCGCCGCCGTTCGCGACCACCAAGGACCCCGTGCACTACACGGGCATGGCGCTCGCGAACGCGATCAGCGGCGTCGCGCCGCTGATCACCCCAGGCGAGCTGCGTCGCCGCCGCGAGGCGGGCGAGGCGATCCAGGTGGTCGACGTGCGCTCGCCCAAGGACCACGCGCGCGGCGCCGTCACGGGCGCGGTCAGCATCCCGCTCAAGGAGCTGCGCGAGCGGCTCACCGAACTTGACCCGAGCCTGCCCACGGTCACGTACTGCAACAAGGGCGTCACCGGCAACGCGGGCCAGAACGTGCTGCTGCGTTCGGGCTTCGCCGATGTCGCGAACCTCTCGGGCGGCTACACGACCTGGAAGACATTCACCGACGCAGGGCTGTGA
- a CDS encoding dihydrofolate reductase family protein yields the protein MGTLCFTATVSLDGYAADASGGFQWSAPGEEVFDFHVERMAAVSAEVLGRRAHELMTYWLEDDPTWGDAEREFAVRWRDLDRVVASTTLTAEAVAPTGARLVSDLDLDALARIVADADGEVEIFGPTTAAPAISAGMVEHFRLFVVPRIVGGGLRALPDGASAALELVEQRVFEGGTTLLHYRSVASGAPR from the coding sequence ATGGGGACGCTGTGCTTCACCGCGACCGTCTCGCTCGACGGCTACGCCGCGGACGCGAGTGGTGGCTTCCAGTGGTCCGCGCCAGGCGAGGAGGTCTTCGACTTCCACGTGGAGCGGATGGCGGCCGTGTCGGCCGAGGTGCTCGGCCGCCGCGCTCATGAGCTCATGACCTATTGGCTCGAGGACGATCCGACCTGGGGCGACGCCGAGCGCGAGTTCGCCGTGCGGTGGCGCGATCTCGACCGCGTCGTCGCGTCCACCACGCTCACGGCCGAGGCGGTCGCCCCGACGGGTGCCCGCCTGGTGTCGGACCTCGACCTCGATGCGCTGGCGCGGATCGTGGCAGACGCGGACGGGGAGGTCGAGATCTTCGGTCCGACCACCGCCGCGCCCGCGATCAGCGCCGGGATGGTCGAGCACTTCCGTCTGTTCGTCGTGCCGCGGATCGTCGGGGGAGGTCTGCGCGCGCTGCCCGACGGCGCCTCCGCGGCCCTCGAGCTCGTCGAGCAGCGGGTGTTCGAGGGCGGAACGACCCTGCTCCACTACAGGTCGGTCGCGAGCGGCGCCCCGCGCTGA
- a CDS encoding VanZ family protein — translation MFETWASPAIAAVITGGALWGVILAPLLLYQVRAYGGLSLIRAGGAAAVSIYGVALVAYTLLPTPGTESWCESDRGGTFELDAFHSIDDIRWAVSYYGMPDALLSFTVLQVAMNAVLFIPWGILARRYFNMPFVLAVLSGAFASFVIEMTQYSGGWSLVGCQYRVADIDDLLANTLGALIGAILAPLLLFWMPPAKRLSEGRLRPRPLSGLRRGAAVVLDLAILWVTALLTFQVIDLVSPGGGTEADSASRHGLSFVVGGLVVLVPSLTRAGASWGERILWLRPERKGGGDLGRGRIVVRALAGLGVYAALCATGSWLEGGSDASPYLVVVGHAFAATLVLWAAIDPRGGFPDLVTGTATVDERGQAEPDGSEDDVSAEA, via the coding sequence GTGTTCGAGACCTGGGCATCGCCGGCCATCGCCGCGGTCATCACCGGCGGAGCGCTGTGGGGCGTCATCCTCGCGCCGCTCCTGCTGTATCAGGTGCGCGCCTACGGAGGCCTGAGCCTCATCCGCGCGGGCGGCGCTGCGGCGGTCTCGATCTACGGGGTCGCGCTCGTCGCCTACACGCTGCTGCCGACGCCGGGCACGGAATCGTGGTGCGAGTCGGACCGCGGAGGCACCTTCGAGCTCGACGCGTTCCACTCGATCGACGACATCCGTTGGGCCGTGTCGTACTACGGGATGCCCGACGCCCTGCTGTCGTTCACCGTGCTGCAGGTCGCGATGAACGCCGTGCTGTTCATCCCGTGGGGCATCCTCGCGCGGCGCTACTTCAACATGCCCTTCGTGCTCGCCGTCCTGTCAGGGGCGTTCGCGTCGTTCGTGATCGAGATGACGCAGTACTCCGGGGGCTGGTCGCTCGTGGGCTGCCAGTACCGCGTGGCCGACATCGACGACCTGCTCGCGAACACCCTGGGCGCGCTCATCGGCGCGATCCTCGCTCCGTTGCTGCTGTTCTGGATGCCGCCCGCGAAGCGCCTCTCCGAGGGGCGCCTGCGCCCCCGCCCGCTCTCGGGCCTGCGGCGCGGAGCCGCGGTGGTGCTCGACCTCGCGATCCTGTGGGTGACGGCACTTCTGACATTCCAGGTGATCGACCTCGTGTCGCCCGGAGGTGGCACGGAGGCGGACTCCGCCTCGCGCCACGGGCTCTCGTTCGTGGTCGGCGGCCTCGTCGTCCTGGTGCCGTCGCTCACGCGCGCCGGCGCCTCGTGGGGCGAGCGAATCCTCTGGCTGCGCCCCGAGCGCAAGGGCGGCGGCGACCTCGGCCGCGGCCGCATCGTCGTGCGCGCCCTGGCCGGCCTGGGGGTCTATGCCGCGCTGTGCGCGACGGGCTCGTGGCTCGAGGGCGGCTCCGACGCGAGCCCGTACCTCGTGGTCGTCGGGCATGCCTTCGCAGCCACGCTCGTGCTGTGGGCCGCGATCGATCCGCGCGGCGGGTTCCCCGATCTGGTCACCGGCACGGCGACGGTGGACGAGCGCGGCCAGGCCGAGCCGGACGGATCCGAGGACGATGTCAGTGCCGAGGCGTAG
- a CDS encoding VOC family protein translates to MDPRLSFVTLVVRDLARSRAFYVDALGWTPELDVPGEVLMVRVADRVVLSLWQEDSAAGEIGPVARGGGAPPFTLAHNVRQIEDVDRVIGELVEAGATLVHEATTRDWGGRSGYVADPDGFLWEIAYNPGPIGQSVLGEA, encoded by the coding sequence ATGGACCCGCGCCTCTCCTTCGTCACCCTCGTCGTCCGTGACCTCGCGCGCAGCCGCGCCTTCTACGTGGACGCGCTCGGCTGGACGCCCGAGCTCGACGTCCCCGGCGAGGTGCTCATGGTGCGCGTCGCCGACCGCGTCGTGCTGTCGCTGTGGCAGGAGGATTCCGCCGCGGGCGAGATCGGCCCGGTCGCCAGGGGAGGGGGCGCACCCCCGTTCACGCTCGCGCACAACGTGCGCCAGATCGAGGACGTCGACCGGGTGATCGGCGAGCTGGTCGAGGCGGGCGCGACGCTCGTGCATGAGGCGACGACGCGCGACTGGGGCGGCCGCTCCGGCTACGTGGCCGATCCCGATGGCTTCCTGTGGGAGATCGCGTACAACCCCGGGCCCATCGGGCAGTCCGTCCTGGGCGAGGCCTAA